From the genome of Verrucomicrobiia bacterium, one region includes:
- a CDS encoding family 20 glycosylhydrolase, with product MKTMNNYRPTVLSGNWSWRIGVMLLVVLGCLSCWTATVTAATSAEPSSTTLPIRGLHLSAPGKQATPLLVKFIREELPKQGVNTLILEIGYQYDYTSLPEFADPSAMGEAELKQVLRACRENGIELIPQINCLGHQSWAKYNGRLLDKHPEFDETPGKYPENKGIYCRSYCPLHPQVHEVVFALMDELIKVCEAKSFHVGMDEVFILADPDCPRCQGKDPAQLFADEVNRLHAHLKTLGCRTWIWGDRFLDGKATKLGKWEASENGTAAALDLVPKDLLICDWHYEAPAPTAKWFAEKGFDVVTCPWRRPKVALEQLTQMRALRADPKLAQHALGLVQTTWCGVPEFVNAYQVVQAGAFREKDRGADSAQCFVTLFEAMRKK from the coding sequence ATGAAGACCATGAACAATTATCGTCCCACTGTTTTGTCCGGAAACTGGTCGTGGCGTATCGGAGTTATGCTCCTGGTGGTATTGGGTTGCTTAAGTTGTTGGACGGCTACGGTTACAGCGGCAACGTCAGCAGAGCCATCCTCCACGACGTTGCCGATTCGCGGCTTGCATCTGTCCGCTCCCGGAAAACAAGCAACGCCGCTTCTGGTCAAGTTCATCCGTGAGGAGCTGCCCAAGCAGGGCGTGAATACGTTGATCCTGGAGATTGGCTACCAGTACGATTACACGTCGCTCCCGGAATTCGCCGATCCGTCCGCCATGGGCGAAGCGGAGCTTAAACAAGTGTTGCGGGCGTGTCGGGAAAACGGCATCGAGTTGATTCCGCAAATCAATTGTTTGGGGCATCAATCCTGGGCCAAGTATAACGGGCGATTGTTGGACAAGCACCCCGAGTTTGATGAGACCCCGGGGAAATATCCGGAAAACAAAGGGATTTACTGCCGCAGTTATTGCCCGTTGCATCCGCAGGTGCATGAGGTCGTGTTCGCTTTGATGGATGAATTGATCAAAGTCTGCGAGGCCAAATCGTTTCACGTTGGCATGGATGAAGTTTTTATTCTGGCGGATCCCGATTGCCCGCGCTGTCAAGGCAAGGATCCGGCGCAGTTGTTTGCGGATGAAGTCAACCGCTTGCACGCTCACTTGAAAACCTTGGGCTGCCGGACCTGGATTTGGGGTGATCGGTTTTTGGATGGGAAAGCCACCAAGTTGGGCAAATGGGAGGCGAGCGAAAATGGAACCGCCGCCGCGCTGGATCTTGTGCCGAAGGATCTGCTGATTTGCGACTGGCATTACGAAGCGCCCGCGCCGACGGCGAAGTGGTTTGCCGAAAAGGGATTTGACGTGGTGACGTGTCCGTGGCGACGCCCCAAGGTGGCGCTGGAACAGTTGACGCAAATGCGCGCCCTGCGGGCCGATCCCAAACTGGCGCAACACGCGCTCGGCCTGGTGCAAACCACCTGGTGCGGCGTGCCGGAATTCGTGAACGCCTACCAAGTGGTGCAAGCCGGTGCGTTCCGCGAAAAAGATCGCGGCGCCGATTCGGCCCAATGTTTTGTGACGCTGTTTGAAGCAATGCGAAAAAAATGA
- a CDS encoding helix-turn-helix transcriptional regulator, which translates to MRTLERHIQSQYGLSPQAWINELWAQRAQQLLSASKSIKGVASKLGYDDNRVHHFTRDFKKCCGITPSQFLTGVA; encoded by the coding sequence GTGCGGACTTTGGAGCGGCATATCCAATCGCAATACGGCTTGAGCCCCCAAGCGTGGATCAACGAACTCTGGGCGCAGCGCGCGCAGCAACTGCTGTCGGCAAGCAAGAGCATCAAAGGGGTGGCGTCGAAATTAGGTTACGATGACAACCGTGTACATCACTTCACGCGAGATTTCAAGAAATGCTGTGGCATCACGCCAAGTCAGTTTTTGACTGGCGTTGCCTGA